Proteins encoded within one genomic window of Drosophila subpulchrella strain 33 F10 #4 breed RU33 unplaced genomic scaffold, RU_Dsub_v1.1 Primary Assembly Seq33, whole genome shotgun sequence:
- the LOC119559695 gene encoding LOW QUALITY PROTEIN: UDP-glucuronosyltransferase 2B20-like (The sequence of the model RefSeq protein was modified relative to this genomic sequence to represent the inferred CDS: inserted 2 bases in 1 codon; substituted 1 base at 1 genomic stop codon), giving the protein MKTQKSTEGVGYYCGTSPSNTSYELSRNVSFILQNGHAXAFNPNVAEVACIHCKPARKLPRNLEDFIGASGVSGFIYVSMGSSVKAANVPEALRRLLVKTFERLPYHVLWKYEGSSEDIKELTANVKHSRWLPKQDILDHPMLRAFVTHGGLLSMFETVFHGVPVVTMPVFCDHDVNSAKAVVDGYVVKLDLRTLSANQLHKTIMKVIHDPRNRNAAQHRQKLLLDQRSTALDTAVYXTKYVLRHNGAYHLQSPSRNMT; this is encoded by the exons atGAAAACCCAAAAATCGACtgaaggag TTGGatattattgtgggacttcacCGTCAAACACATCTTACGAGTTGTCGCGCAATGTGAGCTTCATTTTGCAGAATGGACACGC GGCCTTTAATCCGAATGTAGCAGAGGTGGCTTGTATTCACTGTAAACCAGCCAGAAAACTTCCCAGGAACCTTGAGGACTTCATAGGTGCTTCTGGAGTCTCGGGATTCATTTATGTTTCTATGGGCTCTTCTGTAAAGGCTGCAAATGTACCAGAGGCGCTTCGTCGCCTGCTTGTGAAAACCTTTGAACGCCTGCCATACCATGTGTTGTGGAAGTATGAAGGTAGTTCCGAAGACATAAAAGAACTTACTGCAAATGTAAAACATTCAAGATGGCTACCGAAACAGGACATCTTAGACCACCCCATGCTACGTGCCTTTGTAACCCACGGGGGCTTGCTTAGCATGTTTGAGACAGTATTTCATGGAGTGCCCGTCGTGACAATGCCGGTATTCTGCGATCACGATGTTAACTCAGCTAAGGCTGTGGTTGATGGTTATGTCGTAAAGCTAGATCTTCGGACGCTGTCGGCCAATCAGCTTCACAAGACTATTATGAAAGTGATTCACGATCCTCGGAACAGGAATGCAGCGCAACATCGCCAGAAACTCTTGCTGGATCAGCGCTCAACAGCTCTGGACACTGCTGTATACTAGACGAAGTATGTGCTGCGTCACAATGGCGCTTATCATCTTCAGTCTCCATCACGCAATATGACGTGA